A genome region from Staphylococcus capitis subsp. capitis includes the following:
- a CDS encoding bifunctional homocysteine S-methyltransferase/methylenetetrahydrofolate reductase, with translation MSQFLNQLQNNVLVADGAIGTIFYSEGLDTCPEAYNLTHPDNVERIHRSYIEAGANVIQTNTYGANFEKLKTFGLEHRVKEIHKAAVQIAKRTAHHDTFILGTVGGFRGVRQDDISLSTIQYHTELQIDTLIDEGVDALLFETYYDLDELKSIVVATRRKYEIPIIAQLTASNTNYLVDGTEINDALKQLVACGANVVGLNCHHGPHHMQRSFSHIELPDNAYLSCYPNASLLDIENSEFKYSDNAQYFGDVAQELINEGVRLIGGCCGTTPEHIHYIKTAVQGLTPIKDKKVVPITKKSNHKPTKVVKQNLTSKVKNGPTVIVELDTPKHLDTDTFFENVGKLDEAGIDAVTLADNSLATVRVSNIAAASLIKQQYDIEPLVHVTCRDRNLIGLQSHLLGLSLIGVNEILAITGDPSKVGHLPGATNVYDVNSKGLTELALRFNQGINTDGDALKKHTNFNIAGAFDPNVRKLDGAVKRLEKKVASGMSYFITQPVYSKEKIKQVYEETKHLNTPFFIGIMPIASYNNALFLHNEVPGIKMSEDVLNQFKAVKDDKEKTKELSLRLSKELIDTVHEYFNGLYIITPFQKVDYSLELAAYSKSITANKEAIL, from the coding sequence ATGAGTCAATTTCTGAACCAATTGCAGAACAACGTTTTGGTAGCTGATGGAGCTATCGGAACAATATTTTATTCAGAAGGGCTCGACACTTGCCCTGAAGCATATAACTTAACCCACCCTGATAATGTAGAACGTATTCATCGCTCTTATATTGAAGCAGGTGCAAACGTCATTCAAACCAATACGTATGGTGCTAACTTTGAAAAGTTAAAAACTTTCGGCTTAGAACATCGTGTCAAAGAAATTCATAAAGCAGCAGTTCAAATTGCAAAACGTACAGCGCATCATGACACGTTCATCTTAGGAACTGTAGGTGGCTTTAGAGGTGTCAGACAAGATGACATCAGTTTGTCTACGATTCAATATCACACCGAATTACAAATTGATACTTTGATTGACGAGGGCGTAGATGCGCTACTATTTGAAACCTACTACGATTTAGACGAATTAAAAAGTATTGTTGTCGCCACACGTCGAAAGTATGAGATTCCTATCATCGCACAGTTGACCGCTTCAAATACGAACTATCTTGTTGATGGTACTGAAATCAATGACGCTCTTAAACAACTGGTAGCATGTGGGGCTAATGTCGTAGGTCTCAATTGTCACCATGGTCCACACCATATGCAGCGTTCATTTTCACATATAGAACTTCCGGATAATGCCTATTTATCGTGTTATCCAAACGCGAGTCTCTTAGATATTGAAAACAGTGAATTTAAATATAGTGATAATGCCCAATATTTCGGAGATGTAGCACAAGAATTAATTAATGAAGGTGTGAGATTAATTGGCGGATGTTGCGGCACGACACCTGAGCACATTCATTACATTAAGACTGCTGTTCAGGGTTTAACACCTATAAAAGACAAGAAGGTCGTTCCAATCACGAAGAAATCTAATCACAAACCCACGAAAGTGGTCAAACAGAATCTGACTTCTAAAGTTAAGAATGGTCCAACGGTCATTGTGGAACTTGATACTCCTAAGCACTTAGATACAGATACCTTCTTTGAAAATGTAGGCAAACTCGATGAAGCAGGTATCGATGCCGTCACATTAGCTGACAATTCGCTTGCAACGGTTCGAGTAAGCAATATTGCAGCCGCAAGTCTTATTAAACAACAATATGATATCGAACCACTCGTTCACGTGACATGTCGCGACCGAAACCTTATCGGCCTGCAATCTCACCTTCTAGGATTATCACTCATTGGAGTAAACGAAATTCTAGCAATTACAGGAGATCCTTCTAAAGTAGGTCACTTACCAGGAGCAACCAATGTCTACGATGTAAATTCAAAAGGTTTAACGGAACTCGCATTGAGATTTAACCAAGGTATTAATACAGATGGTGATGCGCTGAAGAAACATACAAACTTCAACATCGCAGGTGCGTTCGATCCAAACGTACGTAAACTAGACGGCGCTGTAAAGCGTCTTGAGAAAAAAGTCGCAAGCGGCATGAGCTATTTCATTACACAACCCGTCTACAGCAAAGAAAAAATTAAACAAGTTTATGAAGAAACGAAACATTTAAATACACCTTTCTTCATTGGCATTATGCCTATCGCTAGTTATAATAATGCACTTTTCTTACATAACGAAGTGCCAGGCATAAAGATGTCAGAAGATGTATTGAACCAATTCAAAGCTGTTAAAGATGATAAAGAAAAAACGAAAGAGTTAAGTTTACGACTTTCAAAAGAATTAATCGATACAGTGCATGAATATTTTAATGGTTTATACATTATTACACCATTCCAGAAGGTGGATTACTCACTAGAACTCGCAGCATACTCTAAATCAATTACTGCTAATAAGGAGGCAATATTATGA
- the metE gene encoding 5-methyltetrahydropteroyltriglutamate--homocysteine S-methyltransferase, producing MTTIKTSNLGFPRLGRKREWKKAIESYWAKKINKAKLDQTLTDLHKENLLLQKNYHLDSIPVGDFSLYDHILDTSLLFNIIPKRFQGREVDDDLLFDIARGNKEHVASALIKWFNTNYHYIVPEWDNVEPKVEKNTLLERFKYAQSINVNAHPVIVGPITFVKLSKGDNQSFEEKVQTLLPLYKEVLSSLIQAGAEYIQIDEPILVTDDSESYEDITKEAYEYFAQADLGEKLVIQTYFERVHLKFLSSLPVGGLGLDFVHDNGYNLKQIEAGDFDSSKSLYAGIIDGRNVWAADIEAKKQLIETLQQYTNQLVIQPSSSLLHVPVSLDDETLDESIAEGLSFATEKLDELDALRRLFNNNDSAKYEELKLRYERFQSQSFKNLEYDFNSVPTTRKSPFSERKQKQYARLNLPDLPTTTIGSFPQTREVRKYREDWKNHRITDAEYQEFLQNEIARWIKIQEDIGLDVLVHGEFERNDMVEFFGEKLQGFLVTKFGWVQSYGSRAVKPPVIYGDVKWTEPLTVKETVYAQSLTDKPVKGMLTGPVTILNWSFERVDVPRKVVQDQIALAIDEEVLALEEAGIKVIQVDEPALREGLPLRSEYHNQYLKDAVNSFKLATSSVHDETQIHTHMCYSQFGQIIHAIHDLDADVISIETSRSHGDLIKDFEDINYNLGIGLGVYDIHSPRIPTEEEITTAINRSLQQIDRSLFWVNPDCGLKTRKEDEVKDALTVLVNAVKKKRQDNNATTA from the coding sequence ATGACAACAATTAAAACTTCAAACTTAGGATTCCCAAGATTAGGTAGAAAAAGAGAATGGAAAAAAGCTATCGAAAGTTACTGGGCTAAAAAAATTAATAAAGCTAAATTAGATCAAACACTTACTGATTTACACAAAGAAAATCTATTACTTCAAAAGAATTATCATTTAGATAGTATTCCAGTTGGAGACTTCTCATTATATGACCATATTCTTGATACATCTTTACTATTCAATATTATTCCTAAACGTTTCCAAGGTCGCGAAGTTGATGACGATCTATTGTTTGATATCGCCCGCGGTAATAAGGAACATGTAGCGAGTGCACTAATTAAATGGTTTAATACAAACTATCATTACATCGTACCGGAATGGGACAATGTAGAACCAAAAGTTGAGAAAAATACATTATTAGAACGATTCAAATATGCTCAATCTATTAATGTGAATGCTCACCCTGTGATTGTTGGACCTATCACATTCGTCAAACTCTCTAAAGGTGACAACCAATCATTTGAAGAAAAAGTTCAAACATTGCTTCCACTTTATAAAGAAGTTTTATCATCATTGATTCAAGCTGGTGCTGAATATATTCAAATTGATGAACCTATTTTAGTAACTGACGATAGCGAGAGCTATGAGGATATTACAAAAGAAGCTTATGAATATTTTGCTCAAGCGGACTTAGGTGAAAAGTTAGTCATCCAAACTTACTTCGAACGTGTGCATTTAAAATTCTTAAGTTCATTACCAGTTGGCGGATTAGGTTTAGACTTTGTTCATGACAATGGTTATAACTTAAAACAAATTGAAGCAGGAGATTTCGACTCAAGCAAGTCACTTTATGCTGGTATTATTGATGGTCGTAACGTGTGGGCTGCCGATATTGAAGCTAAAAAGCAATTAATCGAAACGTTGCAACAATATACTAATCAATTAGTAATTCAACCATCGTCCTCTCTCCTACATGTGCCAGTCTCATTAGATGACGAAACGTTAGATGAATCTATTGCCGAAGGTTTGAGTTTTGCTACTGAAAAGTTAGACGAATTAGATGCATTACGACGTTTATTCAACAATAATGATAGCGCAAAATATGAAGAGCTCAAATTACGTTATGAACGTTTCCAAAGCCAATCATTTAAAAACCTTGAGTATGACTTTAATAGCGTTCCTACAACTCGTAAATCACCATTCTCAGAACGTAAACAAAAACAATATGCACGTCTAAATTTACCGGATTTACCAACTACAACAATCGGGTCATTCCCTCAAACACGTGAAGTACGTAAATATCGTGAAGATTGGAAGAATCATCGCATTACAGATGCTGAATATCAAGAGTTCCTACAAAATGAAATTGCACGTTGGATTAAAATCCAAGAAGACATCGGTTTAGACGTCCTCGTGCATGGTGAATTCGAACGTAATGACATGGTTGAATTCTTCGGTGAAAAACTTCAAGGCTTCTTAGTAACTAAGTTTGGTTGGGTTCAATCCTATGGCTCTCGTGCAGTTAAACCACCTGTGATTTACGGGGATGTAAAATGGACTGAACCTTTAACTGTTAAAGAAACAGTCTATGCACAAAGCTTAACTGATAAGCCAGTCAAAGGTATGTTAACTGGACCAGTAACAATTCTTAACTGGTCATTTGAACGTGTAGATGTACCACGTAAAGTTGTTCAAGATCAAATTGCATTAGCTATTGATGAAGAAGTCTTAGCGCTTGAAGAAGCAGGCATTAAAGTTATTCAAGTAGACGAACCAGCATTACGTGAAGGCTTACCATTACGTTCTGAATATCATAATCAATACTTGAAAGATGCCGTCAACTCATTCAAGTTAGCAACATCGTCCGTTCATGATGAAACACAAATTCATACACATATGTGCTATTCTCAATTCGGACAAATCATTCATGCTATTCACGACTTAGATGCTGATGTTATATCAATTGAAACATCACGTAGTCATGGTGATTTGATCAAAGACTTTGAAGATATCAATTATAATTTAGGTATCGGATTAGGTGTTTATGATATTCATAGTCCACGTATTCCGACTGAAGAAGAAATTACAACAGCAATTAATCGTTCTTTACAGCAAATCGATCGTTCATTATTCTGGGTAAATCCAGATTGTGGTCTTAAAACGCGTAAAGAAGACGAAGTGAAAGATGCCTTAACAGTTTTAGTTAATGCCGTTAAGAAGAAACGCCAAGACAACAATGCAACAACAGCTTAA
- a CDS encoding cyclase family protein: protein MTNYPLWEQLNQLKEAQWVDLTHTFDPDIPRFSEFEKGEVSTLFNVKDHGFYVQRWNIVTQYGTHIDAPIHFVENKRYLEELDLKELVLPLIVLDYSKEVAENADFIVTRQHLEEWESQHGKIEAGTFVALRTDWSKRWPDIDQFENKDSDGNQHLPGWGLDALKFLIEERGVKSIGHETFDTDASVDTAKNGDIVGERYILGKDTFQLELLTNLDQLPTRGAIIYAISPKPKNAPGFPVRAFAIKP from the coding sequence ATGACAAACTATCCTTTATGGGAGCAACTCAATCAACTTAAAGAGGCCCAATGGGTCGACTTAACTCATACGTTCGATCCAGACATTCCTCGCTTTAGTGAGTTTGAAAAAGGCGAAGTTTCAACACTCTTTAACGTCAAAGATCATGGTTTTTACGTTCAACGATGGAATATCGTTACTCAATATGGTACACATATCGATGCGCCTATTCATTTTGTGGAAAATAAGAGATATTTAGAAGAGTTAGACTTGAAAGAACTAGTATTACCACTCATTGTCTTAGATTACTCTAAAGAGGTTGCAGAGAATGCAGATTTCATCGTGACACGACAACACCTTGAAGAATGGGAAAGTCAGCACGGCAAAATTGAAGCCGGTACCTTCGTCGCACTCCGTACAGATTGGTCTAAACGTTGGCCAGATATAGATCAGTTTGAAAATAAGGACTCCGACGGCAACCAACATTTACCTGGTTGGGGTTTAGATGCGTTAAAATTTCTTATAGAAGAACGTGGCGTAAAATCTATAGGCCATGAAACGTTTGATACCGATGCCTCAGTTGATACTGCTAAAAATGGGGATATCGTAGGAGAACGTTATATTCTAGGTAAAGATACATTCCAACTTGAATTATTAACAAACTTAGATCAACTTCCTACAAGAGGGGCCATTATTTATGCAATAAGTCCTAAACCTAAAAATGCACCCGGCTTCCCTGTCAGAGCATTCGCAATCAAACCATAA
- a CDS encoding 3-oxoacid CoA-transferase subunit B has product MAELTPKEKILLRAGREIKSDMYINLGIGMPTLVANAMPESVENVYFQSENGLLGIGPYPTEDELDPDLINAGKETVTVAKGASYFDNAESFAMIRGGHIDLAILGGMEVSETGDLANYMIPGKLVKGMGGAMDLVVGAKKVVVIMFHTNKHGASKVKKQCDLPLTGAGVVSRLITDLAVFDFIDGQMRLVELQDGVTLEEVEDKTEAHFLNCLK; this is encoded by the coding sequence ATGGCTGAATTAACACCTAAAGAGAAAATCTTGCTACGTGCAGGACGTGAAATTAAAAGTGATATGTACATTAATTTAGGTATTGGTATGCCAACATTGGTAGCGAATGCGATGCCTGAAAGTGTAGAGAATGTTTATTTTCAATCGGAAAATGGTTTACTTGGTATAGGCCCTTATCCGACTGAAGACGAGCTAGATCCAGACTTGATCAATGCAGGCAAAGAAACAGTGACAGTCGCAAAAGGGGCGAGTTATTTCGATAATGCAGAATCTTTTGCGATGATTCGAGGTGGACATATAGATTTAGCAATTCTAGGCGGAATGGAAGTATCTGAAACAGGCGATTTAGCGAATTATATGATTCCTGGCAAACTCGTCAAAGGTATGGGAGGCGCAATGGATTTAGTTGTTGGTGCTAAAAAGGTTGTGGTGATTATGTTCCATACCAATAAACATGGTGCGTCAAAGGTGAAAAAGCAATGTGATTTACCATTAACTGGTGCGGGTGTTGTATCTAGATTAATTACCGATTTAGCCGTATTTGATTTTATTGATGGTCAGATGCGTTTGGTTGAGTTACAAGATGGTGTGACACTTGAAGAAGTTGAAGACAAAACAGAAGCACACTTTTTGAATTGTTTGAAGTAA
- a CDS encoding CoA transferase subunit A, with the protein MGKVITNIESAFEHLEDGMTILAGGFGLCGIPEHSIAAIQARGTKRLTVVSNNCGVDDFGLGVLLQDKQVDKMISSYVGENKLFEEQFISGELDVELTPQGTLAEKLRAGGAGIPAFYTATGVGTEIAEGKETRVFNGREYVMEEAIQGDFAIVKADIADTAGNLIFNKTARNFNPLCAMAAKTTVVEVEKIVDVGEIDPNQVHLPGIYVDYIFEGENFEKRIEKRTLREG; encoded by the coding sequence ATGGGTAAAGTCATTACGAATATTGAATCTGCCTTTGAACATTTAGAGGATGGCATGACTATACTTGCTGGTGGGTTTGGTCTATGTGGCATTCCCGAACACAGTATTGCAGCTATTCAAGCACGTGGTACAAAGAGACTTACTGTTGTTAGTAACAATTGTGGTGTAGACGACTTTGGCCTTGGTGTGTTACTTCAGGATAAACAAGTGGACAAGATGATTAGTTCCTATGTAGGAGAAAATAAATTATTCGAAGAGCAATTTATCTCAGGTGAGTTAGACGTAGAGCTTACGCCTCAAGGGACATTAGCAGAAAAATTACGTGCAGGAGGGGCGGGGATTCCCGCATTTTACACTGCCACAGGTGTAGGTACTGAGATTGCTGAAGGCAAAGAAACACGCGTATTTAATGGCCGTGAGTATGTCATGGAAGAAGCGATTCAAGGAGACTTTGCCATCGTAAAAGCTGATATAGCGGATACAGCTGGAAATTTAATATTTAATAAAACGGCACGTAATTTTAATCCATTATGTGCGATGGCTGCAAAAACTACCGTGGTTGAAGTAGAGAAGATTGTTGACGTTGGTGAAATTGATCCTAATCAGGTACATCTCCCAGGTATCTATGTAGATTATATTTTCGAAGGTGAAAATTTTGAAAAACGCATCGAAAAAAGAACACTAAGGGAGGGTTAG
- a CDS encoding acetyl-CoA C-acetyltransferase — MTRVVLAEAYRTPIGVFGGAFKDVPAYDLGATVIKHIVKNTGIDSNEINEVIMGNVLQAGQGQNPARIASIKGGLSEATPAFTLNKVCGSGLKAIQLAYQSIVAGDNEVVIAGGMESMSQSPMLLKNGRFCFKMGNQTLEDSMVSDGLTDKFNDYHMGITAENLVEKYGISREEQDQFAAQSQQKAAHAQETGGFDAEIVPVEVPQRKGDPIVVSQDEGIRQGTTADKLGKLRPAFKKDGSVTAGNASGINDGAAAMLVMTEEKAKALGVKPIAILDSFGTSGVDPSIMGIGPVEAVRQALKRSNKSVSDIDVFELNEAFASQSLAVDRELQLPQDKVNVKGGAIALGHPIGASGARILVTLLHQLNETTKTGIASLCIGGGQGIATVVSHYEEG, encoded by the coding sequence ATGACACGAGTAGTACTAGCAGAAGCATATCGTACACCTATTGGCGTATTTGGAGGCGCATTCAAAGATGTACCTGCATATGATTTAGGTGCAACAGTCATCAAGCACATCGTTAAAAATACAGGTATAGATTCAAATGAAATCAATGAAGTGATTATGGGCAATGTCTTACAAGCAGGCCAAGGACAAAACCCTGCACGTATTGCTTCTATTAAAGGAGGATTATCTGAAGCTACGCCGGCATTTACATTGAATAAAGTATGTGGTTCTGGATTGAAAGCAATTCAACTTGCATATCAATCTATCGTAGCAGGTGATAATGAGGTCGTTATTGCAGGTGGCATGGAGAGTATGTCGCAATCACCAATGTTATTAAAAAATGGTCGCTTTTGCTTTAAAATGGGCAATCAAACATTAGAAGATAGTATGGTAAGTGATGGTTTAACGGATAAATTCAACGATTACCATATGGGAATTACTGCGGAGAATTTAGTTGAAAAATATGGAATCAGTAGAGAGGAACAAGACCAATTCGCAGCTCAATCTCAACAAAAGGCGGCGCATGCACAAGAAACTGGTGGGTTTGACGCTGAAATTGTGCCGGTTGAGGTACCTCAGCGTAAAGGTGATCCTATCGTTGTTTCACAAGATGAAGGTATTCGCCAAGGCACAACAGCAGATAAGTTAGGCAAGTTACGTCCTGCCTTTAAAAAGGATGGTTCAGTAACAGCTGGTAATGCGTCCGGTATTAACGATGGTGCGGCTGCGATGTTAGTGATGACTGAAGAGAAAGCAAAAGCCTTAGGTGTTAAGCCGATTGCAATTCTTGATAGTTTCGGTACGAGTGGCGTGGATCCATCAATCATGGGTATTGGTCCTGTTGAAGCGGTTCGTCAAGCATTGAAGCGCTCGAATAAATCAGTTTCAGATATTGATGTTTTCGAATTAAATGAAGCCTTTGCGTCTCAATCATTGGCAGTTGATCGCGAACTTCAACTACCACAAGATAAGGTAAATGTGAAAGGTGGCGCAATTGCGCTAGGTCATCCTATCGGTGCATCAGGTGCGCGTATACTTGTAACGTTATTACATCAATTGAACGAAACCACAAAAACGGGTATCGCTTCATTATGTATTGGTGGAGGACAAGGTATCGCTACTGTTGTCTCTCACTATGAGGAGGGATAA
- a CDS encoding VOC family protein, with product MDIIANSIFVENQEEALQFYTNVLGFKKKRDEPVGEGFRWLTLVSPTHQDGTELILEPNGNPISKDYQERLYEAGIPITMFGVKDVQQTYEALLESNVNFKVTPTTMGSVRMAIFDDTCGNLIQIIEN from the coding sequence ATGGATATTATTGCAAATAGTATATTCGTTGAAAATCAAGAAGAAGCATTACAATTTTATACAAACGTGTTAGGCTTTAAGAAAAAACGCGATGAACCTGTCGGAGAGGGATTTCGCTGGTTAACACTCGTCTCTCCAACACATCAAGATGGTACAGAATTAATTCTAGAACCAAACGGCAACCCCATTTCTAAAGACTATCAAGAGCGCTTATATGAAGCTGGAATCCCAATTACAATGTTTGGTGTTAAAGATGTACAACAGACGTATGAAGCGTTATTAGAATCAAATGTTAACTTTAAAGTTACACCTACAACGATGGGTAGCGTTAGAATGGCTATTTTTGATGATACTTGTGGTAATTTAATTCAAATTATTGAAAATTAA
- a CDS encoding YozE family protein, with amino-acid sequence MSFYNFMKNYEGEKSHFGDLFEGMKDIDFPEDISTPRDIIERFHHWLEEPSLHDTIHQAIETYQQK; translated from the coding sequence GTGAGTTTTTATAACTTCATGAAAAACTATGAAGGTGAGAAAAGTCATTTTGGCGATTTATTTGAAGGTATGAAAGATATTGATTTTCCTGAAGATATCTCTACCCCTAGAGACATCATTGAAAGATTTCATCATTGGCTTGAAGAACCAAGTTTACATGATACAATTCATCAGGCTATTGAAACGTATCAACAGAAGTAA
- a CDS encoding helix-turn-helix transcriptional regulator, whose product MRNRLKELRARDGYNQTQLAKKAGISRQTVSLIERNDFTPSILTSIKIARIFNEPVENIFIIEEGDL is encoded by the coding sequence TTGCGAAATCGACTTAAAGAATTACGTGCAAGAGACGGATATAACCAAACGCAACTTGCTAAGAAAGCAGGGATTTCAAGACAAACCGTTTCTTTAATTGAACGTAATGATTTCACACCTTCTATTTTGACATCAATCAAAATAGCTAGAATTTTTAATGAACCAGTAGAAAACATTTTTATCATCGAGGAGGGAGATTTATGA
- a CDS encoding DUF3169 family protein → MKVGRYILLTLIGGIIGGLLGLSFGGIKILSLTPFTHFAKTNVVIIIATISSIINILLTLYLFKVHKDALNLKVKTRNHIDDESADLYEKKAYLKSMKSDFIYSIQILISLLTILIVVLGNASAKNIMFVIIPYVITIIPALMIGFFIRKFDPRYPKLGEKNYIEKTLNLFDEGERHITLIAMYKLYRVNISLIIGGCLIVGLFSISTGINQTLSLIVLIILFVYNTFGYLTKINKFYK, encoded by the coding sequence ATGAAAGTAGGAAGATACATATTATTAACACTTATCGGAGGAATAATTGGGGGATTGTTGGGTCTTTCTTTCGGCGGAATAAAAATTTTAAGTCTGACACCATTCACTCATTTTGCCAAAACTAACGTAGTTATCATAATTGCAACTATATCTTCAATAATCAATATACTTCTAACTTTATATTTATTTAAAGTACACAAAGATGCACTCAATTTAAAAGTTAAAACTAGGAATCACATTGATGATGAGTCTGCAGATTTATATGAGAAAAAGGCATATCTAAAATCGATGAAAAGTGACTTTATCTATTCAATACAAATACTAATCAGTCTACTAACTATTTTAATCGTTGTTTTAGGTAATGCGTCAGCAAAAAATATAATGTTTGTGATAATACCTTACGTTATTACAATTATTCCAGCTTTGATGATAGGATTTTTCATCCGAAAATTTGATCCTAGATATCCTAAACTAGGAGAGAAAAACTATATCGAAAAAACATTAAATTTATTCGATGAGGGTGAACGTCATATCACTTTAATTGCTATGTATAAATTGTATAGAGTTAACATCTCATTGATAATTGGAGGGTGTTTAATCGTTGGTCTATTCTCAATTTCTACAGGCATTAACCAAACATTGAGCTTAATCGTATTAATTATTCTTTTTGTTTATAACACTTTTGGTTATTTAACTAAAATCAATAAATTTTATAAATAA
- a CDS encoding ABC transporter ATP-binding protein codes for MEKLLDIHNLNKSYTNSEFRLSNISFSIGQGEVIGLIGKNGSGKSTLINTIVGNRHKDSGSIRFFDEEVSEEDVQYKEHIGVVFDDLRVPNKLTLTSIDKVFTNIYNTWNSDKFFSLVKEFELPTHNQITTFSRGMRMKTALSISMAHDSKLLILDEATAGMDVSGREQVIEILEDFVAQGNSILISSHISEDIEQLANQLVFMRDGEIILKESKEELLKNYGIVDQPVESFNISNDYLVASRQRNHNRISLVNNHHEVPEAKQINNIDDATKIIMRGDK; via the coding sequence ATGGAAAAGCTTTTAGATATTCACAATCTTAATAAGTCATATACAAATTCAGAATTTCGACTTTCAAATATTTCTTTTTCAATTGGACAGGGTGAAGTGATTGGCTTAATCGGTAAGAACGGATCAGGGAAGTCTACCCTCATTAATACAATTGTAGGAAATAGACATAAAGATAGTGGTTCAATTCGCTTTTTCGATGAAGAAGTGAGCGAAGAAGACGTTCAATATAAAGAGCATATTGGTGTAGTGTTTGATGATTTAAGAGTACCTAATAAATTGACTTTAACATCTATAGACAAAGTATTTACTAATATTTATAACACTTGGAATAGTGATAAATTCTTTTCATTGGTAAAGGAATTTGAATTACCAACACATAATCAAATCACTACCTTCTCAAGAGGTATGAGAATGAAAACAGCATTATCCATTTCAATGGCACATGACTCAAAGTTACTCATTCTTGACGAAGCAACTGCTGGGATGGATGTATCAGGCCGAGAACAAGTGATTGAAATTCTTGAAGATTTTGTGGCACAAGGTAACAGCATTCTAATTTCTTCTCATATTTCAGAAGATATAGAACAACTCGCTAATCAATTAGTATTTATGAGAGACGGCGAAATCATTTTAAAGGAAAGTAAAGAAGAACTACTCAAAAATTATGGCATTGTTGACCAACCTGTTGAATCATTTAATATTTCTAACGACTATTTGGTCGCGTCACGTCAAAGAAATCATAATAGAATTAGTCTTGTGAACAATCATCATGAGGTTCCCGAAGCCAAACAAATTAACAACATTGATGATGCAACTAAAATTATTATGAGAGGTGATAAATAA
- a CDS encoding ABC-2 transporter permease, with the protein MKGLVLSTLYATKKPLIIYFIVGIIAAIIMTFLNPTMSGFMVVVLLVSSIADNFKREKDSKWMYYVSTLPVKRADYVKSYYLLFGAITVISFVISFPIVLIITHSLNMALIAFLVCIGCTGLYSALFPFTFKFGPENSNTIIMITVFFMIIIYFVFYILAIALGAHHNSSMTNMLSSTNSLLVFIVFGILGLVTFALTYILSIKTFNKKEL; encoded by the coding sequence ATGAAAGGTTTAGTATTGAGTACTTTATATGCAACTAAAAAACCATTAATTATATATTTCATTGTTGGAATCATAGCAGCTATAATTATGACTTTTTTAAACCCAACTATGAGCGGTTTCATGGTAGTAGTATTATTGGTTTCATCTATTGCAGATAATTTTAAACGCGAAAAAGATTCTAAATGGATGTATTACGTCTCTACATTGCCTGTAAAACGTGCTGATTATGTAAAGAGTTACTATTTACTTTTTGGCGCTATCACAGTCATTTCTTTTGTGATTAGTTTTCCAATTGTATTAATAATTACTCACAGCTTAAATATGGCGTTGATTGCCTTTTTAGTTTGTATTGGTTGTACAGGACTATATTCCGCCTTATTCCCATTTACATTTAAATTCGGCCCTGAAAATTCAAACACAATCATCATGATTACCGTTTTCTTTATGATTATTATATATTTCGTATTCTATATTTTAGCAATTGCTTTAGGTGCACATCATAATAGTTCAATGACCAATATGTTAAGTAGTACAAATAGTTTACTTGTGTTTATTGTCTTTGGAATTTTAGGATTAGTGACTTTTGCCTTAACTTATATTTTATCTATAAAAACTTTTAATAAAAAAGAACTATAA